One part of the Arachidicoccus terrestris genome encodes these proteins:
- a CDS encoding mandelate racemase/muconate lactonizing enzyme family protein: protein MKIKHTEIYQFSIPMVPFAIATGTMDYAQNVLIRLHTDEGIIGTGECSAFPMIVGETQQTCIAVAKDFATLIKGKNPLNIEVRLAEFDSYIAGNTTVKSAFDMALYDIAAQDAVLPLYAYLGGDKKEIITDITVGIDTPEQMAALAFKFKENGASTIKVKVGKEPRTDILRIKAIRAAVGPDLKIRLDANQGWRLEEAIEALAGMRDLDIEFCEQPMRSYDDDKIAALKSQIKIPLMADESCYHPRDVAKNVLAGFDYINIKLAKAGGIFNALRLDRNAADVGVPCMMGGMLESRMALTAMAHLVLAAGNIRFIDMDTCLLGHTEDPVTRGVEINQYRLRLPSPDLPGIGAEIDPSFLSKCARWCI from the coding sequence ATGAAGATCAAGCATACGGAAATTTACCAGTTTAGCATTCCGATGGTGCCATTTGCCATTGCAACCGGTACGATGGATTATGCCCAGAATGTACTGATTCGGTTGCATACGGATGAAGGTATTATAGGAACAGGAGAATGTTCCGCCTTCCCGATGATCGTAGGAGAGACCCAGCAAACCTGTATCGCCGTGGCGAAGGATTTTGCTACTTTAATAAAAGGAAAGAACCCGCTTAATATAGAAGTAAGGCTTGCAGAATTTGATAGCTACATTGCAGGGAACACTACGGTCAAAAGTGCCTTTGACATGGCCTTATATGATATTGCTGCCCAGGATGCCGTTTTACCATTATATGCTTATTTAGGCGGCGATAAGAAAGAGATAATAACAGATATTACCGTCGGTATAGATACACCTGAGCAAATGGCCGCCCTGGCATTTAAATTTAAAGAAAATGGCGCTTCGACGATCAAGGTAAAGGTTGGGAAAGAGCCGCGAACAGATATTTTGCGCATCAAAGCCATCCGTGCTGCGGTCGGTCCCGATTTGAAAATACGCCTGGATGCTAATCAGGGTTGGCGCCTGGAGGAAGCAATAGAGGCGCTGGCCGGCATGCGCGATCTGGATATCGAATTTTGCGAGCAGCCCATGCGTAGCTATGATGATGACAAGATCGCTGCTTTGAAGTCACAAATTAAAATACCATTAATGGCGGATGAAAGCTGTTATCATCCCAGAGATGTCGCAAAAAATGTGCTGGCTGGATTTGATTATATTAATATTAAACTGGCCAAAGCCGGCGGCATATTTAATGCTTTACGGCTGGACCGTAATGCCGCCGACGTAGGGGTGCCTTGTATGATGGGAGGGATGCTTGAAAGCAGAATGGCATTGACCGCTATGGCCCACCTGGTATTGGCAGCTGGCAATATCAGATTTATTGATATGGATACCTGCTTGTTAGGCCATACAGAAGACCCTGTTACAAGAGGTGTAGAAATAAATCAATACAGGCTCCGATTACCATCACCTGATTTACCGGGCATTGGGGCGGAAATAGATCCGTCTTTTCTAAGCAAATGTGCCCGTTGGTGTATTTGA
- a CDS encoding molybdopterin-dependent oxidoreductase, with translation MIGHLSKAEQSVLYPKDRRLTMVIKPYMWIIFGAIILIPTGAAWIEYLFYGLPPDPSAALANLPSKAAAGFPSWARISHWVNFLFLSLIIRSGLSILVDHPRLYFNNGCSPESEWVRFTPVKVPKDRMWTAKEDARYISPLLGLPGYRHSIGLARVWHFLTVPFFIINGIIFIAFLLFTNHWMRLIPTSWQVIPDAWNVFVHYATFNFPVEPNGFYHYNALQQLSYFAVVFILAPLAILTGLAMSPAIANRFPWYPKLFGNRQSARSGHFMVMVCYLVFILIHVSLVVATGLSRNMNHIVMGTDSTTSNAGLYIGIGIVVFVVLCCFIALWLSWHRPRPLQKAQAAINGNLWRRSINTFKPTRYYKKKDISPYFWPNGKMPEDSERWMELARNNFKDYKLTIRGLVENPMELSLEELKKIAMDQNITMHHCIQGWSGIAEWGGIPMRKIIELVKPHPNVTTVAFYSFGTGLYGGVYYDTHTLDNCMKPLSLLAWEMNYKPLPVEHGAPLRLRVENQLGYKMVKWIDYIEFIESHEQVGKGFGGKNEDDEYFDLLADT, from the coding sequence ATGATTGGACATCTAAGCAAAGCAGAACAGTCAGTACTTTATCCCAAGGATAGAAGGCTGACCATGGTGATTAAACCCTACATGTGGATTATTTTCGGCGCCATTATACTGATCCCAACAGGAGCAGCATGGATCGAATACCTTTTTTATGGCCTGCCACCCGACCCTTCCGCAGCCTTAGCCAATTTACCGTCGAAAGCCGCTGCCGGCTTTCCGTCATGGGCACGCATCAGCCATTGGGTTAATTTCCTCTTTCTGTCATTAATTATCAGAAGTGGCTTATCTATTTTGGTAGATCATCCCAGGCTCTATTTTAATAACGGCTGCTCGCCGGAATCAGAATGGGTCCGCTTTACTCCGGTTAAGGTTCCCAAAGACCGTATGTGGACTGCCAAAGAAGACGCCAGATATATTAGCCCTCTTTTAGGTTTGCCCGGTTATCGCCATAGTATAGGCCTTGCAAGAGTCTGGCATTTCCTGACCGTTCCGTTTTTTATTATTAACGGCATTATATTTATCGCTTTCTTACTATTTACCAATCACTGGATGCGGCTGATCCCTACTTCCTGGCAAGTTATACCAGATGCCTGGAATGTGTTCGTGCACTATGCTACTTTCAATTTTCCGGTAGAGCCCAATGGATTCTATCATTACAATGCTCTACAGCAGCTTTCCTATTTTGCCGTTGTATTTATTCTGGCCCCATTAGCTATACTAACCGGTCTGGCTATGTCACCTGCCATTGCTAATCGATTTCCCTGGTACCCTAAATTATTCGGAAACCGACAGTCGGCCAGGTCCGGGCATTTTATGGTAATGGTTTGCTATCTGGTATTTATTTTGATTCATGTGTCCCTGGTCGTTGCTACCGGTCTTTCCCGTAACATGAATCATATCGTTATGGGGACAGACAGTACGACAAGCAACGCCGGCCTTTATATCGGCATTGGTATCGTTGTTTTTGTAGTTCTCTGTTGCTTTATTGCGTTATGGCTGTCCTGGCATCGTCCAAGGCCTTTACAAAAGGCGCAGGCAGCTATTAATGGAAATCTGTGGCGCCGGAGTATCAATACTTTTAAGCCTACACGCTATTATAAGAAAAAAGATATTTCTCCCTATTTCTGGCCAAATGGTAAAATGCCGGAGGATTCAGAACGCTGGATGGAGCTGGCAAGAAATAATTTTAAAGATTATAAATTGACGATAAGAGGGCTGGTCGAAAACCCCATGGAATTATCCTTGGAAGAGTTAAAGAAAATAGCAATGGACCAGAATATTACAATGCATCATTGCATACAGGGCTGGTCGGGCATAGCAGAATGGGGCGGTATTCCCATGCGTAAAATAATAGAACTGGTCAAACCGCATCCCAACGTTACTACCGTAGCATTTTACTCTTTTGGGACTGGACTATATGGTGGCGTATATTATGATACCCATACATTGGACAATTGTATGAAGCCCTTAAGTCTCCTGGCCTGGGAAATGAATTATAAACCATTACCTGTTGAGCATGGGGCACCCCTCAGACTTAGAGTAGAAAACCAGCTCGGCTATAAGATGGTCAAATGGATAGACTATATAGAATTTATCGAATCTCATGAACAAGTCGGCAAAGGCTTCGGCGGTAAAAATGAAGATGACGAATACTTTGATTTATTGGCAGACACATAA
- the truA gene encoding tRNA pseudouridine(38-40) synthase TruA — MAKYFLELSYMGTHYNGFQVQPNVPTIQGALEKAMKIRLREDIELSTSSRTDAGVHARQNFFHFETATEISQKMIYNLNAILPRDISITNMYKLHDEAHSRFDALGRKYRYYIYNYKNPFMWDRGWYYPFNLDIDRLNEAAAVVMEYEDFTSFSKRNTQVHTYICQIRQAVWEMDNHTLVFTVEANRFLRGMVRALVATMLKVSRGTISIEQFRRIIESKNCANADFSAPAKGLFLEEVSYPYKLTGIQ; from the coding sequence ATGGCTAAGTATTTTCTGGAACTTTCCTATATGGGCACCCATTATAATGGGTTTCAGGTACAGCCAAATGTCCCCACGATTCAGGGAGCGTTGGAGAAAGCGATGAAAATACGCTTACGGGAAGATATTGAATTATCCACCTCATCCAGAACGGATGCTGGTGTCCACGCACGGCAGAACTTTTTTCATTTTGAGACCGCGACTGAGATCAGTCAGAAAATGATTTATAACCTGAATGCAATTTTACCCCGGGATATTTCTATCACGAATATGTACAAGCTTCATGACGAAGCACATTCCAGGTTTGATGCACTTGGCAGAAAATACCGGTATTATATCTATAACTATAAGAATCCATTTATGTGGGACCGTGGCTGGTATTACCCTTTTAACCTGGATATAGACCGATTAAATGAAGCAGCAGCTGTTGTTATGGAATACGAGGATTTTACATCCTTTTCTAAACGTAATACACAGGTGCATACCTATATCTGCCAGATCAGACAAGCTGTCTGGGAAATGGACAATCATACTCTTGTATTCACGGTAGAAGCGAATAGATTTCTCAGAGGCATGGTCAGAGCCTTAGTGGCAACCATGCTGAAGGTAAGCCGCGGTACAATTAGTATAGAACAGTTCCGCAGGATCATAGAATCAAAAAATTGTGCGAATGCTGATTTTTCTGCACCGGCCAAAGGACTTTTCTTAGAAGAAGTGAGCTATCCGTATAAGCTAACAGGGATTCAATAA
- a CDS encoding DUF4476 domain-containing protein, with the protein MTRQSIKRILLFVCMAVLVFSTQSKAQDADNNHFIYIQAKAKQPFYVILNKKVYSSSSIGYLIIPKLKDGSYDLRIGFPQAQAPEQNFTCVVKGSDAGYSLEKGEDGNLGLLNLQSKKFIASNSQTTLEDQYAAANPQPDKAAEKITQEKDAAKAETKEATASNNAFSEMLSNAAGDPTLGAPIPAPKAVLANKGEKKSTQVEDFGKDPEADSKAIAEAAPEENLKPAEEATADFSKTFGVIKSGQERSRKGTEMTFVMFNSRSTDTVKILVPRSAATEEEEKTTGVAPTPISKKESLALFANTEEDSFTVDNQNALSERREERKRKREEKRFVDIGNSDQAKEAEGDVKGAIDNPFYSKSKDDAGQTISADTEKKEDTDVTANDEQAAEVVQCDPITDKNFQKMQKKMIARNNDNDMIAIVDKYIAGKCLTTSQVKTLGGLFLSDAGRYALYHDTYSHVTDKQNFPSLEGQLLDSYFKKRFQQILQ; encoded by the coding sequence ATGACGCGTCAATCAATCAAACGGATATTACTTTTTGTGTGCATGGCAGTGTTGGTGTTTTCCACTCAGTCTAAAGCGCAAGATGCTGATAATAATCATTTTATCTATATACAGGCAAAGGCCAAACAGCCTTTTTACGTGATTTTAAATAAAAAGGTGTACAGCTCTTCCTCTATTGGGTATCTTATTATCCCAAAACTGAAAGATGGCTCCTATGACTTGAGGATCGGTTTTCCCCAGGCCCAGGCACCGGAACAGAATTTTACCTGTGTCGTCAAAGGGAGTGATGCAGGATACTCTTTAGAAAAAGGAGAAGATGGTAATTTAGGATTGCTAAATCTTCAATCTAAAAAATTCATTGCTTCAAATAGTCAGACAACGCTGGAAGATCAATATGCAGCCGCTAACCCTCAACCGGATAAGGCTGCAGAAAAGATAACTCAAGAAAAAGATGCTGCGAAAGCAGAGACGAAAGAGGCTACAGCTTCGAATAATGCCTTTAGTGAAATGCTTTCTAATGCAGCCGGTGATCCTACTCTAGGTGCACCGATACCAGCGCCTAAGGCCGTATTAGCGAACAAAGGAGAGAAAAAATCCACTCAGGTCGAAGATTTTGGAAAGGATCCCGAGGCAGATAGCAAAGCCATTGCGGAAGCGGCACCTGAAGAAAACCTGAAGCCGGCAGAAGAAGCAACTGCTGATTTTTCGAAAACCTTTGGCGTGATCAAATCTGGTCAGGAACGCTCCAGGAAGGGAACGGAAATGACATTTGTAATGTTTAACAGCCGCTCGACGGATACGGTAAAGATTCTGGTACCGCGAAGTGCCGCTACGGAGGAAGAAGAGAAAACGACTGGCGTGGCGCCTACCCCCATCAGCAAGAAAGAATCTCTGGCATTATTTGCCAATACGGAAGAAGATAGTTTTACAGTGGACAATCAGAATGCGCTTTCTGAAAGAAGGGAGGAAAGAAAAAGAAAAAGAGAAGAAAAGAGATTTGTCGATATAGGTAACTCAGATCAGGCAAAAGAAGCAGAAGGAGATGTCAAAGGAGCAATCGACAATCCTTTTTATAGTAAGTCTAAAGATGACGCGGGCCAGACAATCAGTGCTGATACGGAGAAAAAGGAAGATACGGATGTAACAGCAAATGATGAACAGGCAGCTGAAGTGGTTCAATGTGATCCGATTACGGACAAGAATTTCCAGAAAATGCAGAAAAAAATGATTGCCCGCAATAATGATAATGACATGATCGCTATTGTTGACAAGTATATTGCCGGTAAATGCTTAACCACCAGCCAGGTAAAAACGCTGGGGGGACTGTTTTTATCGGATGCCGGTAGGTATGCTTTATATCATGATACCTATTCTCACGTAACCGATAAGCAGAATTTTCCTTCTTTAGAAGGCCAACTATTGGATAGTTATTTTAAGAAGCGCTTTCAGCAGATCCTTCAATAA
- the upp gene encoding uracil phosphoribosyltransferase translates to MIRNLSQEHSLISNWVSELRDVHIHGDRMRFRRNLERIGEVAAYEISKELPWKTKDVETPLGIHQSRVLEEQPIVATILRAGLAMHQGVLNYFDQADNTFVSAYRKHNEDGSFDIVLDYVSSPSIENRILIISDPMLATGTSLAKTIAALAHLGKPVKTYIIAAIASKQGIDYLQRSVGGELNLWCGDIDEALDDNGYIVPGLGDAGDLAFGEKLQH, encoded by the coding sequence ATGATAAGAAATCTTAGTCAGGAGCATTCCCTGATTTCCAATTGGGTGAGTGAATTACGCGATGTTCACATACATGGAGACCGTATGCGTTTTCGCAGGAACCTGGAAAGGATCGGAGAGGTGGCTGCCTATGAAATCAGCAAGGAGTTGCCTTGGAAGACTAAGGACGTAGAAACTCCATTGGGTATACATCAGAGTAGGGTGCTGGAAGAGCAGCCCATCGTAGCGACAATTTTGCGGGCAGGTCTGGCCATGCATCAAGGGGTACTCAATTATTTTGATCAGGCGGATAATACCTTTGTTTCCGCTTACAGAAAACATAATGAGGACGGTAGCTTTGATATTGTTTTAGATTATGTCAGCAGTCCTTCCATTGAGAATCGGATTTTGATTATCTCTGATCCCATGCTCGCGACGGGGACTTCACTGGCCAAGACCATCGCCGCTTTGGCGCATTTGGGCAAACCGGTAAAAACATATATCATAGCTGCTATTGCCAGCAAACAGGGCATTGATTATCTGCAACGTTCCGTTGGCGGGGAATTGAATCTCTGGTGTGGGGATATCGATGAAGCCCTGGATGACAATGGCTACATTGTGCCCGGCCTTGGTGATGCAGGAGACCTGGCTTTCGGGGAGAAATTACAACACTAG
- a CDS encoding anhydro-N-acetylmuramic acid kinase, with the protein MVYRAIGLMSGSSLDGLDIAFVSFEEVRGQWTFDLRKEKCVHYSEQWKDRLKNAADLSAREFVQLDYDLGLFIGKAVQQFIVEHALDHQIQLIVNHGHTIFHEPEKGVTTQIGSAAAIAAINSINVIDQLRVLDVALGGQGAPLVPLGEQLLFPTYDSFLNIGGIANIAFHQTDNIKAFDVTVANQALNYLASLNGTAYDQDGQLAAAGQVNTPLLTSLNKLPYCSQPAPKSLANQFFTTEIKPLLDAAAINIADKLRTVVEHIAMQVGYATGTALTGNTAAAEKKMLITGGGAHNTFLVNRIKSALMPYGIQVELPDARVIDYKEAIIMALLGVLRWREENTVMENTGASRPSIGGAVWIGQPY; encoded by the coding sequence ATGGTTTATAGGGCAATAGGACTCATGAGCGGGTCGTCTCTGGATGGATTGGATATCGCGTTTGTTTCTTTTGAAGAAGTCAGGGGTCAATGGACATTTGACCTAAGAAAGGAGAAATGTGTCCATTATAGCGAGCAGTGGAAGGACCGTTTAAAAAATGCAGCAGATCTGAGTGCCCGGGAATTTGTACAGCTGGATTATGACCTTGGCCTATTTATAGGCAAAGCCGTACAACAATTTATTGTGGAACATGCACTGGATCATCAGATACAACTAATTGTCAATCACGGGCATACAATATTCCACGAACCGGAAAAAGGCGTTACCACACAAATCGGGTCAGCCGCAGCCATCGCTGCGATCAATTCAATTAATGTAATAGATCAGCTCCGGGTTTTAGATGTGGCGCTGGGCGGTCAGGGGGCGCCGCTGGTTCCCTTGGGTGAGCAACTACTCTTTCCCACATACGACAGTTTCTTAAATATTGGTGGCATTGCCAATATCGCCTTCCATCAGACGGACAATATAAAGGCTTTTGACGTAACCGTCGCCAATCAGGCGTTGAATTATCTAGCATCATTAAATGGTACTGCCTATGATCAGGATGGACAGCTGGCAGCAGCGGGTCAGGTCAATACGCCACTTTTAACCAGCCTGAATAAACTGCCTTATTGTAGCCAGCCAGCCCCAAAAAGTCTGGCTAACCAGTTTTTTACCACAGAGATAAAACCGCTGTTAGATGCGGCCGCCATAAATATAGCAGACAAACTACGCACTGTAGTTGAACATATAGCCATGCAGGTGGGCTATGCAACAGGTACTGCTTTGACAGGTAATACCGCTGCAGCAGAGAAAAAAATGCTTATAACAGGTGGCGGTGCACATAACACCTTCCTGGTTAACCGTATTAAATCAGCATTGATGCCTTACGGCATTCAGGTCGAACTGCCCGATGCCCGGGTTATTGATTACAAAGAAGCTATTATCATGGCTCTACTGGGTGTTCTTCGCTGGCGGGAAGAGAACACGGTAATGGAAAACACCGGGGCCAGCCGTCCCAGTATAGGTGGAGCGGTCTGGATCGGACAGCCATACTAA
- a CDS encoding Gfo/Idh/MocA family protein yields the protein MADKIYNWGILGPGKIARKFASALEIPKHSRLYAVASRDQNRAKDFASEFNADKYYSDYISLIKDPKIDAVYIATPHAFHYELAKACLENNKPVLSEKPLTLDAEQTEKLLALCEKNQVFLMEALWTRFIPMTVSMLEKIHQGIIGDIQYIKADFGFPAPFNPAGRLFDPALGGGSLLDVGIYPLFLSTLLLGQPEKILASGRLSDSKIDLDCQAILQYAGNKTALIASSIHYQMPITAEITGTRGQIQIPCPWYKNHYYNLKTGNEDWEKVELPPLTNGFEFEIDEVVRCIEQERIQSPLWPVSSSLQLARLMDEIKRQLGVQYPKG from the coding sequence ATGGCCGATAAAATATATAATTGGGGTATTCTGGGTCCTGGTAAAATCGCCCGGAAATTTGCCAGTGCCCTGGAAATTCCGAAACACTCCAGGCTATACGCAGTAGCCTCCAGAGACCAAAACCGGGCAAAGGATTTTGCTTCGGAGTTCAATGCGGACAAATATTATAGTGATTATATCAGTCTCATTAAGGACCCCAAAATAGACGCAGTTTATATTGCGACACCACACGCTTTTCATTATGAACTGGCTAAGGCTTGCCTGGAAAACAATAAACCTGTGCTTTCAGAAAAGCCATTAACACTGGATGCGGAACAGACTGAAAAGCTATTGGCACTTTGCGAAAAGAATCAAGTCTTTTTAATGGAAGCCCTATGGACACGCTTTATCCCCATGACTGTTTCCATGCTGGAAAAAATCCATCAGGGGATCATAGGAGATATACAATACATAAAGGCTGATTTTGGATTTCCGGCGCCCTTTAATCCCGCAGGCAGGCTATTTGATCCCGCTCTGGGTGGCGGGTCCCTGCTTGATGTAGGCATTTACCCGTTATTTCTATCTACTCTTCTACTGGGACAACCCGAAAAGATCCTGGCTTCCGGCAGACTCTCTGACAGCAAAATTGACCTGGATTGCCAGGCTATACTACAATATGCCGGCAACAAAACGGCCCTCATCGCCAGCTCCATCCACTACCAGATGCCTATTACCGCTGAGATCACCGGCACCCGGGGGCAGATACAAATTCCCTGCCCCTGGTATAAAAACCATTATTATAATTTAAAGACCGGGAATGAAGATTGGGAGAAAGTTGAACTACCACCACTAACCAACGGCTTTGAGTTTGAGATCGATGAAGTTGTCCGCTGTATAGAACAAGAACGCATACAAAGTCCGCTCTGGCCAGTCAGTTCGAGTCTTCAGCTGGCCAGGCTAATGGATGAGATCAAGCGACAGTTGGGCGTACAATATCCCAAAGGTTAA
- a CDS encoding SDR family NAD(P)-dependent oxidoreductase, with protein sequence MAKDQNTAATTKEKVWFITGCSRGFGKIWTEAALERGDKVVATARNVSALNPLKEKYGQQVLTLPLDVTRPDQVTAAVQSAIEYFGRLDIVVNNAGYALVGTIEESAPEDIRALYETNVIGPVTVIQAVLPYLRKQKGGHILGVSSGLGQLAYPLIGYYCSSKWAFEAIHESLATEVEPFGIQVTIIEPGAYATEFGSPNSLKLTGTLTTYDPLREQVMEQLKAMESGDPAATPQAIFKVVDAPQPPLRLNLGKHNLPEVKEAYRKRIATWEAWADVADSVQN encoded by the coding sequence ATGGCAAAAGATCAAAATACAGCAGCAACCACAAAAGAAAAAGTCTGGTTTATTACCGGTTGCTCCAGAGGTTTTGGCAAGATATGGACCGAGGCCGCATTAGAAAGGGGTGATAAAGTCGTCGCCACTGCCCGAAATGTCAGCGCCCTCAATCCCCTAAAGGAAAAATATGGCCAACAGGTGCTCACCTTGCCTTTGGATGTCACCAGGCCAGATCAAGTGACTGCCGCCGTACAGTCCGCCATTGAATACTTTGGCAGACTGGATATTGTTGTTAACAATGCCGGCTATGCCTTAGTGGGTACAATTGAAGAGTCCGCACCAGAGGATATCCGGGCTCTCTATGAAACCAACGTAATAGGGCCTGTAACTGTTATTCAGGCCGTGCTCCCTTATCTGCGCAAACAAAAAGGAGGGCACATCCTGGGTGTATCCAGCGGTCTCGGCCAGTTGGCCTACCCTTTAATCGGCTACTACTGTTCTTCTAAATGGGCGTTTGAGGCGATCCATGAAAGCCTGGCTACCGAGGTCGAACCTTTTGGCATTCAGGTAACGATAATCGAACCAGGTGCCTACGCCACTGAGTTCGGGAGCCCTAATTCTTTAAAATTAACCGGCACTTTAACAACCTATGACCCACTGAGAGAACAGGTAATGGAACAGTTAAAGGCCATGGAATCGGGTGATCCCGCAGCAACGCCCCAGGCTATCTTCAAAGTGGTTGATGCCCCCCAACCACCGCTGCGCCTGAATTTGGGCAAACACAACCTTCCGGAGGTAAAGGAAGCGTATCGCAAACGGATCGCCACCTGGGAAGCCTGGGCAGATGTTGCCGACAGTGTTCAAAACTAA
- a CDS encoding helix-turn-helix domain-containing protein has protein sequence MKRNHPQPIRFKSLSEAMSATGFPPPQHPLIALVNGIDNELKGRPPQHSQMLSFYKISYRMNIGGTIPYGRTQFDYLEGGLFFAAPTQILGSDEPQETPSPGCLNDQFILLIHPDFLLNYPLAQKIRQYSYFSYTVNEALLLSEKEKKVILSLFRNIEEELSNRLDDISQDIVISQLELLLNYAHRFYKRQFITRKPASHTILEKMNQSLETYFEEAKSLNMGLPSVGYLASQLNVSAGYLSDMLRSISGLSAQQHIHEVLIEKAKEKLLSSGRTISEIAYELGFEHPQSFSKFFKTKTSQSPMEFRTSYN, from the coding sequence ATGAAAAGAAACCACCCTCAACCCATACGGTTCAAATCCCTTTCTGAAGCCATGAGCGCTACTGGTTTTCCGCCACCGCAACATCCGCTTATTGCCCTGGTCAACGGAATCGATAATGAACTGAAAGGAAGACCACCTCAGCACAGTCAAATGCTGAGCTTCTATAAAATATCTTACCGGATGAATATCGGTGGCACCATCCCCTATGGAAGGACGCAGTTTGATTATCTGGAGGGTGGTTTATTTTTCGCTGCTCCCACACAGATACTTGGATCAGATGAACCCCAGGAAACGCCCTCGCCGGGTTGTCTCAATGACCAGTTTATCCTGCTCATACATCCTGATTTCCTGCTCAACTATCCGCTGGCTCAGAAAATCAGGCAGTACAGCTATTTTTCTTACACGGTCAATGAAGCATTGTTATTGTCAGAAAAAGAAAAAAAAGTCATTCTTTCTTTATTCAGAAATATTGAAGAGGAACTTAGTAACCGTCTGGACGATATCAGTCAAGACATCGTCATCTCTCAACTGGAATTGCTGCTCAACTATGCCCACAGGTTTTACAAAAGGCAATTTATTACCCGTAAGCCAGCCAGTCATACGATCCTCGAAAAGATGAATCAATCATTGGAAACCTACTTTGAGGAAGCAAAATCCCTAAACATGGGGCTGCCCAGTGTCGGTTATCTTGCCAGCCAGTTAAATGTTTCTGCGGGCTATCTCAGCGATATGCTACGCAGCATCAGCGGTCTTAGCGCACAACAGCATATCCACGAGGTGCTGATCGAAAAAGCAAAGGAAAAGCTGCTGTCTTCAGGACGTACCATAAGCGAGATCGCCTATGAATTGGGCTTTGAACATCCGCAGTCTTTCAGTAAGTTTTTCAAGACAAAAACCAGTCAATCCCCAATGGAGTTTAGAACTTCTTATAATTAG
- a CDS encoding MBL fold metallo-hydrolase: MFRRQFGKAPSGKRLVSITRSPHYKKGKFHNIHDTPTLAEGYSMSGVLYNFTFGKFPRTKPMDQIPAIRTNLKSLPVGEDLLVWFGHSSYYIQLSGQRFLIDPVFSGNASPIPGSNKSFKGTDLYTAADMPEIDYLLITHDHYDHLDYATILQLKSRIRHIICGLGVGEHLEYWGYDSQLVTELDWNEQIDINADIRLYTASSRHFSGRAFRRNNTLWLSFILESPHLRLYLGGDSGYDTHFADIGNRFPGFDLAILDNGQYNLAWQAIHMLPAEGLKAAQDLKAKRLFPVHSSKFKLSTHPWDEPLKVITELNKKGPRIPLVTPKIGEVVHLRNDTQPFSRWWETIQ, encoded by the coding sequence ATGTTCAGACGACAATTTGGAAAAGCGCCTTCCGGTAAAAGACTGGTATCCATTACCCGATCTCCTCACTATAAGAAGGGCAAGTTTCACAATATCCACGACACGCCGACACTGGCCGAGGGTTATTCCATGTCCGGGGTTTTGTACAACTTTACCTTTGGAAAATTTCCGAGGACAAAACCTATGGATCAAATCCCGGCCATCCGGACGAACTTAAAAAGCCTGCCTGTTGGGGAGGATCTATTGGTATGGTTCGGGCATTCTTCTTATTATATTCAGCTTAGCGGTCAGCGTTTTCTGATCGATCCGGTCTTTAGCGGTAATGCCTCTCCAATCCCCGGTTCCAATAAATCATTTAAAGGGACGGATCTCTATACAGCGGCAGATATGCCCGAAATCGACTATCTACTGATCACCCACGATCACTACGACCATCTGGATTATGCCACCATCCTGCAGTTAAAATCCAGGATCAGACATATCATTTGTGGCCTGGGCGTCGGTGAGCATCTGGAATACTGGGGTTACGACAGTCAACTGGTCACGGAACTGGACTGGAATGAGCAGATCGATATTAACGCAGATATCCGTTTATATACTGCATCTTCCCGGCATTTCTCGGGTAGAGCTTTCAGGCGCAATAATACGCTCTGGTTGTCTTTTATTCTGGAATCGCCCCATTTGAGATTGTATCTGGGTGGTGATAGCGGTTATGACACGCATTTCGCTGATATCGGCAACAGATTCCCTGGTTTTGACCTGGCTATCCTGGATAATGGCCAGTACAACCTAGCCTGGCAGGCCATCCATATGCTACCCGCAGAAGGGTTAAAAGCAGCGCAGGATTTAAAGGCAAAGCGTCTGTTCCCTGTGCACTCCTCAAAATTTAAATTATCAACCCACCCCTGGGACGAGCCGCTCAAAGTCATTACCGAATTAAACAAAAAAGGGCCGCGCATACCACTTGTTACCCCTAAAATTGGAGAAGTCGTCCACTTACGCAACGATACTCAGCCCTTCTCCCGCTGGTGGGAAACCATTCAATAA